The following proteins come from a genomic window of Edaphobacter sp. 4G125:
- a CDS encoding multidrug efflux RND transporter permease subunit: protein MSPSRPFILRPVATSLLMVAILLAGWVGYLQLPVSALPQVDYPTIQVMTFYPGASPEVMTSSVTAPLERQFGQIPGLTQMTSISSGGGSVITLQFDLNESIDIAQQDVQAAINAASSYLPQDLPIPPVYSKVNPADAPILTLAISSDSLPMIKVEDLADTMMAQKISQLSGVGLVSINGGQKPAVRIQANPTAMANYGLSLEDLRSAIGTANVDQAKGNLNGIHQAYTIGANDQLLSSADYAKVIIAYRNGSPVRLSDVANSIDAPENLYQAAWVGTAAQPPSKDANGNEIPGRDSQLKPAIILNIQRQPGANIIGVVDEVQRLLPQLKAALPASVNVEILTDRTNTIRASVKDVQFELMLTIALVVMVIFLFLRSLAATIIPSVAVPLSIVGTFGVMYLLGYSLNNLSLMALTISTGFVVDDAIVMIENISRYLEEGDDPLTAALKGSEQIGFTILSLTISLIAVLIPLLFMGDIVGRLFREFAVTLSVTILVSGVVSLTLTPMMCAKLLKHKPASEQNAFYHKSEQFFNYVIAKYGVGVRWVLRHQTLTLLVTLATFVLTIYLYIIVPKGFFPVQDTGVLLGITEAPQTISFDAMKSRQQALAAEILKDPDVVSISSFIGIDGTNTTLNSGRIQINLRDREERSTSAVDIIRRLGPKLARIEGIQCYLQPLQDLTVEDRVSRTQYQYSLEDANAEELASATNRMLEKLRQLPELTDVASDQQIDGLEAHLVIDRDTASRLGITPQNIDDTLDDAFGQRQVSTMFTQQNQYHVVLEVAPKFQLTPSSLNDIYVKSSNGTQVPLSTFTHLEERKAALAINHQGQFPVVTISFNLAPGKSIGDAVEAVNRAKDELNLPPSVNAEFQGTARAFVASLSNEPILILAALIVVYIVLGVLYESYIHPITILSTLPSAGVGAILALLICGVNLSVIALIGIILLIGIVKKNAIMMIDFALEAEREHNMEPEEAIYQACLLRFRPIMMTTMAALLGGVPLAMGTGTGSELRRPLGIAIVGGLIVSQVLTLFTTPVVYLFFDRIGRKYFHTAEADAEFREHEHAVSAD from the coding sequence ATGAGCCCATCCCGGCCATTTATTCTCCGGCCGGTGGCCACCTCGCTCCTGATGGTGGCCATTTTGCTTGCCGGCTGGGTCGGCTATCTGCAGCTGCCCGTCTCCGCTCTTCCCCAGGTGGACTATCCCACCATCCAGGTCATGACGTTCTATCCGGGCGCAAGTCCGGAGGTCATGACCTCGTCGGTCACGGCCCCGCTGGAGCGCCAATTCGGCCAAATTCCGGGCCTTACCCAGATGACTTCCATCAGTTCGGGCGGGGGCAGCGTTATCACGCTCCAGTTCGACCTGAATGAGTCGATCGACATTGCACAGCAGGACGTGCAGGCTGCCATCAATGCCGCCTCCAGCTATCTACCGCAAGATCTTCCGATTCCTCCGGTCTATAGCAAGGTCAACCCGGCTGACGCTCCAATCCTGACCCTTGCGATCTCGAGCGACTCCCTGCCGATGATCAAGGTTGAGGATCTCGCCGATACCATGATGGCCCAGAAGATCTCTCAGCTCTCTGGTGTCGGCCTGGTTTCGATCAACGGAGGCCAGAAACCGGCAGTCCGGATCCAGGCGAATCCAACGGCGATGGCCAACTATGGGCTGAGCCTTGAAGACCTGCGATCTGCAATCGGCACCGCTAACGTCGATCAGGCCAAGGGCAACCTGAACGGAATACATCAGGCCTACACCATCGGCGCCAATGACCAGTTGCTCTCCAGCGCCGATTACGCCAAGGTGATCATCGCCTACCGGAACGGCTCTCCGGTTCGGCTCTCCGACGTAGCAAATTCAATCGATGCCCCCGAAAACCTCTACCAGGCCGCCTGGGTGGGAACTGCAGCCCAACCACCCAGCAAGGATGCCAACGGCAATGAGATTCCCGGACGGGATTCCCAGCTAAAACCTGCCATCATTCTCAATATCCAGCGTCAGCCGGGAGCCAACATTATTGGCGTCGTCGACGAGGTGCAGCGTCTTCTGCCTCAGCTAAAGGCAGCTCTCCCTGCAAGCGTCAACGTTGAGATTTTGACCGACCGGACGAATACCATTCGGGCCTCCGTCAAAGATGTACAGTTCGAGCTGATGCTGACCATCGCCCTGGTCGTGATGGTCATCTTCCTCTTCTTGCGTTCTCTGGCAGCCACCATCATTCCCTCTGTCGCCGTGCCGCTCTCCATCGTTGGCACCTTCGGGGTGATGTACCTGCTGGGCTATTCGCTTAACAACCTCAGCCTGATGGCGCTGACCATTTCGACCGGTTTCGTCGTCGACGATGCGATCGTGATGATTGAAAACATCTCGCGCTATCTGGAAGAGGGGGATGATCCGCTGACTGCTGCCCTCAAGGGTTCCGAGCAGATCGGCTTCACCATTCTGTCATTGACCATCTCGCTGATCGCCGTACTGATTCCCTTGTTGTTCATGGGCGACATCGTCGGCCGTCTCTTCCGCGAGTTTGCGGTGACTCTCTCGGTCACTATCCTGGTCTCAGGCGTCGTCTCGCTGACGCTGACGCCAATGATGTGCGCTAAGCTGCTGAAGCATAAGCCCGCGAGCGAACAAAACGCGTTTTATCACAAGAGTGAACAGTTCTTTAATTACGTCATCGCGAAGTATGGGGTCGGCGTACGATGGGTGCTCCGCCACCAGACGCTCACCTTGTTAGTGACTCTCGCAACCTTTGTCCTAACCATCTACCTCTACATCATCGTACCCAAAGGCTTCTTTCCGGTTCAGGATACGGGCGTTCTGCTCGGCATCACCGAGGCCCCTCAGACGATCAGCTTCGATGCAATGAAGTCGCGGCAGCAGGCCCTGGCTGCAGAGATCCTGAAAGACCCGGACGTTGTAAGCATCTCTTCCTTCATCGGAATCGATGGCACTAACACCACGCTGAACAGCGGGCGCATCCAGATTAATCTTCGTGACCGCGAAGAGCGCTCCACTTCGGCAGTCGACATCATTCGAAGGCTCGGACCGAAGCTGGCGAGAATTGAAGGCATCCAGTGCTACCTGCAACCCTTGCAGGACCTGACAGTGGAAGATCGCGTCAGCCGCACCCAGTATCAGTACTCGCTCGAGGACGCAAATGCTGAGGAACTGGCTTCCGCTACCAACCGGATGCTTGAAAAGCTCCGTCAGCTTCCAGAGCTGACAGACGTCGCCAGCGACCAGCAGATTGACGGGCTTGAGGCTCACCTGGTGATCGACCGCGACACTGCATCGCGGCTGGGAATCACGCCTCAGAACATCGACGACACCCTGGACGATGCCTTCGGGCAGCGGCAGGTCTCAACCATGTTCACCCAACAGAACCAATATCACGTGGTGCTTGAGGTCGCGCCAAAGTTCCAGCTCACTCCTTCGTCGCTGAACGACATCTACGTCAAGAGCTCAAACGGAACACAGGTTCCTCTTTCGACCTTCACCCACCTGGAAGAGCGAAAGGCCGCGCTGGCGATTAATCATCAGGGCCAGTTCCCCGTCGTAACCATCTCCTTCAACCTGGCACCGGGCAAGTCCATCGGCGATGCTGTAGAAGCCGTCAATCGCGCAAAGGACGAGCTGAATCTGCCTCCCAGCGTCAACGCAGAGTTCCAGGGAACCGCGCGGGCCTTTGTCGCCTCGCTTTCGAATGAGCCGATATTGATCCTTGCGGCTCTGATCGTGGTGTACATCGTCCTGGGTGTACTGTATGAAAGCTACATCCACCCGATCACGATTCTGTCGACACTACCTTCCGCTGGTGTAGGCGCCATCCTGGCACTGCTCATATGCGGTGTCAACCTGAGTGTCATCGCTCTGATCGGCATCATCCTGCTGATCGGAATCGTGAAGAAGAACGCCATCATGATGATCGACTTCGCCCTTGAGGCGGAGCGCGAGCACAACATGGAGCCCGAGGAGGCGATCTACCAGGCTTGCCTGCTGCGCTTCCGTCCCATCATGATGACGACTATGGCCGCGTTGCTTGGCGGGGTCCCGTTGGCAATGGGAACCGGAACCGGAAGCGAGCTCCGCCGGCCACTCGGTATCGCCATCGTGGGTGGCCTGATCGTATCGCAAGTGTTGACGTTGTTCACGACTCCGGTGGTCTATCTTTTCTTTGACCGGATCGGGAGGAAGTACTTCCACACCGCCGAAGCAGATGCGGAGTTCCGTGAGCATGAACACGCGGTGAGTGCGGACTGA
- a CDS encoding efflux RND transporter periplasmic adaptor subunit, whose amino-acid sequence MSAPMSSAPISEQETKAALPAAKSHPSLPEPEPSQRSGARKWIILLVIALAIGAAVWKIRQNTENQTAQGQKMAAMMDRPTPVQTVQVQQKTMPIYLTALGTVTAYYTVTVKSRVDGQLIKVNVREGQRVRQGELIAEIDPAPYQAALAQAQGQLARDQAQHANDQAQADRYKALLNAGVVSQENTQAMVAAAGQSGGAIQADFAAIQAAKVNVNYTKILSPINGVVGLRQVDPGNIVHASDTNGLIVVTQLEPIAVIFTLPEDHLPEVLDLIRQGRKLTVEAYDRSGTNHLATGTVLTVDNQIDTTTGTVKVKAVFDNKDGALFPNQFVNVRLVLQQRPNAIVIPAAALLTGSQGNYVYTVKPGNPPADLQESAAAGHKGGRGHAGAGNSAGSGQSQKQPPFYVEATTVKVDLTEGAQVILNSGVKAGDTVVVDGQEKLRNGSRVSPKQSSNPNGPRAVNPNRADTGVGAGSSDHGSGQPANQGRTGGSQP is encoded by the coding sequence GTGAGCGCGCCAATGTCATCAGCCCCCATCAGCGAACAAGAGACCAAGGCAGCTTTGCCTGCCGCAAAGTCGCATCCTTCCCTGCCCGAGCCGGAGCCATCTCAGCGTTCGGGTGCACGGAAGTGGATCATTCTGCTCGTCATTGCCCTGGCAATCGGGGCTGCCGTCTGGAAAATCCGCCAAAACACCGAGAACCAGACCGCTCAAGGCCAGAAGATGGCGGCGATGATGGATCGTCCTACACCTGTACAGACCGTCCAGGTTCAGCAAAAAACCATGCCCATCTATTTGACTGCCCTGGGAACGGTGACTGCCTATTACACGGTCACGGTTAAATCTCGGGTCGATGGACAACTCATCAAGGTGAATGTGCGAGAGGGGCAACGGGTAAGGCAGGGAGAGCTGATCGCAGAGATCGATCCCGCTCCTTATCAGGCAGCTCTTGCCCAGGCCCAGGGCCAGTTGGCACGCGATCAGGCCCAGCATGCCAATGATCAAGCGCAAGCCGATCGATACAAAGCGTTGCTTAATGCCGGCGTTGTCTCACAGGAGAACACTCAAGCGATGGTCGCCGCCGCCGGACAATCCGGTGGCGCCATTCAAGCCGATTTCGCGGCGATCCAGGCCGCGAAGGTCAACGTGAATTACACCAAGATTTTGTCCCCTATCAATGGAGTCGTCGGTCTTCGTCAGGTCGATCCGGGCAACATCGTGCATGCTTCCGATACCAATGGACTGATCGTCGTTACCCAGCTTGAACCAATCGCCGTGATCTTCACTCTTCCTGAAGACCATTTGCCCGAAGTTCTCGATCTGATTCGGCAGGGGAGAAAACTAACTGTAGAAGCGTATGACCGCTCCGGCACAAATCATCTCGCCACGGGAACCGTTCTCACCGTCGATAACCAGATCGACACGACGACTGGAACGGTAAAGGTGAAGGCCGTCTTCGATAATAAGGATGGGGCACTATTCCCGAACCAGTTCGTCAATGTGCGTCTGGTACTTCAACAACGTCCGAACGCAATTGTGATTCCGGCCGCCGCGTTGTTGACCGGATCGCAGGGTAACTATGTTTACACGGTAAAGCCGGGCAATCCTCCCGCTGATTTGCAGGAAAGCGCTGCGGCAGGACATAAAGGTGGAAGAGGCCATGCAGGCGCGGGCAACAGCGCAGGTTCAGGGCAGAGCCAGAAGCAGCCGCCGTTCTATGTTGAAGCGACGACTGTAAAGGTCGACCTGACGGAAGGGGCGCAGGTCATCCTGAATAGTGGTGTGAAGGCTGGCGACACGGTCGTCGTCGACGGCCAGGAGAAGCTGCGGAATGGCAGTCGCGTCAGCCCCAAGCAATCTTCCAATCCCAACGGACCTCGTGCTGTGAATCCGAACCGCGCCGATACAGGTGTGGGGGCCGGTTCTTCTGATCATGGTTCCGGTCAACCGGCGAATCAGGGACGTACAGGAGGCAGCCAGCCATGA
- a CDS encoding efflux RND transporter permease subunit translates to MPKAAGVHFSAPFIKRPVATMLLSIAMILAGVVAYKMLPVASLPQIEYPVISIGAGLPGADPETVASAIVTPLERQFARIAGINEMTSSSGLGNGSIVLQFDLSRDVNGAARDVQAAINAARSQLPANLPQNPSYRKINPADSPILILALTSDTLSVPQIYDACDSILAQKIAQVEGVGQTFCGGSAKPAVRIEANPTQLFNYGLGLEALRAAIGTINVNRPKGYLQNDTTRWTISATDQLFDAAAYAPLIIATDRGPVSSAAASSGLPSSLQSAIASNQSSTPSSSSNTATSSASPAAASHGIVRIQDVAQVVDSVENIYTGGFFNGKPAILVIVFKTSTANVIETTDSVLKLLPSLQASIPPAIQLHVALDRTTTIRASIKDVTRTLIISVLLVILVVFVFLREIRSTLIPSVSVPMSLLGTCGVMYLLGYTLDNLSLMALTISTGFVVDDAIVVIENISRHLEGGKSPFKAAMDGSKEIGFTVLSMSTSLIAVFIPILLMGGIVGRLFREFAVTLSIAIMMSLVVSLSTTPMLSAKFLESHDKRKHGRIYRMGERGLAWLTEEYEHGLKWVLQHQGLVLAIWIATFVLNVYLYFLVPKGFFPQQDTGRIGGQIRGQQDISFDAMKPKVAELAAIVQQDPGVENVMSFVGGGGPGGGGSNMGNMFVSLKPDEERLERGDTADAIIARLRSKVSGMPGAMLYLQSYQELRIGGRSSATQYQYTLTSDNLKDLEEWSPKLMAAMEKLPELKDVATDQQDQGLRAQLVIDRDTASRLGVSPLTIDATLSDAFGQRQVSTTYRPLNQYHVVMEVAPQYQRNPDSLKGIYVKSTTGAMVPLSAVTHYEAQRIPLTVNHQSQSPATTLSFNLTPGVSLSQATVAIEQARVNIGMPSSVHGGFAGTAQAFQASLSSEPWLILMALIAVYIVLGMLYESFIHPLTILSTLPSAGVGAILALLLFNVELSVIAMIGIILLIGIVKKNAIMMIDFALVAERLEGKTPVEAIYQACLLRFRPIMMTTMAALLGGLPLALGTGTGSELRRPLGITIVGGLIVSQCLTLFTTPIVYLFFDRLRLRIQRMAASAHKSPAREPQAVAGD, encoded by the coding sequence ATGCCGAAGGCGGCGGGCGTACATTTTTCTGCGCCATTTATCAAGCGACCAGTAGCCACCATGTTGCTCTCCATCGCGATGATTCTGGCCGGCGTTGTGGCGTACAAGATGCTTCCGGTCGCTAGCTTACCCCAGATTGAGTATCCGGTCATCTCTATTGGTGCGGGACTTCCTGGCGCTGATCCTGAAACGGTTGCTTCGGCTATCGTCACGCCACTCGAGCGGCAGTTCGCCAGAATCGCGGGCATCAATGAGATGACCTCCAGTTCCGGGCTGGGAAACGGATCGATTGTCCTACAGTTTGATCTGAGTCGCGACGTGAATGGTGCCGCACGCGATGTACAGGCCGCTATCAATGCTGCACGCAGTCAGCTACCGGCAAACCTTCCCCAAAATCCCTCCTACCGCAAGATCAATCCCGCGGATTCGCCCATCCTGATCCTGGCACTGACCTCGGATACGCTCTCAGTGCCTCAGATCTACGACGCCTGCGACAGCATTCTGGCGCAGAAAATTGCTCAGGTGGAAGGCGTCGGCCAGACCTTCTGCGGCGGCAGTGCCAAGCCTGCTGTGCGGATTGAAGCCAATCCGACCCAGCTCTTCAACTACGGCCTGGGGCTTGAGGCTCTGCGGGCGGCTATCGGCACCATCAACGTAAATCGGCCCAAGGGATATCTACAGAATGACACCACGCGCTGGACTATCAGCGCCACCGATCAGCTCTTTGACGCCGCTGCCTATGCTCCCCTGATCATTGCTACCGACCGAGGCCCTGTCAGCTCCGCCGCTGCTTCCAGCGGTCTCCCCAGTTCCCTCCAGAGCGCGATCGCTTCAAATCAAAGTTCGACCCCAAGTTCCAGCTCAAACACTGCAACCTCCAGTGCGAGTCCCGCGGCGGCGTCCCACGGCATCGTCCGCATCCAAGATGTCGCCCAGGTCGTCGACAGCGTAGAAAACATTTACACGGGCGGCTTCTTCAATGGCAAACCAGCCATTCTAGTCATCGTTTTCAAGACTTCGACCGCAAACGTCATCGAAACGACCGACAGTGTCCTGAAGCTGCTGCCTTCACTTCAGGCCTCCATCCCACCCGCCATTCAGCTTCATGTGGCACTCGATAGAACGACGACGATTCGCGCCTCCATCAAGGACGTCACGCGAACTCTGATCATCTCCGTTCTGCTCGTGATCCTGGTTGTCTTCGTCTTTTTGCGGGAGATCCGCTCCACTCTGATTCCCAGCGTCTCGGTTCCGATGAGCCTTCTGGGAACCTGCGGTGTCATGTATCTTCTGGGCTACACGCTGGACAATCTGAGCCTGATGGCGTTAACGATCTCGACCGGTTTCGTGGTCGACGATGCGATCGTAGTCATCGAAAACATCTCGCGCCATCTGGAAGGTGGCAAGAGCCCCTTCAAGGCGGCGATGGACGGTTCCAAAGAGATCGGCTTCACGGTCCTTTCGATGAGCACCTCGCTAATCGCTGTCTTCATCCCCATCCTGTTGATGGGAGGGATTGTCGGACGGCTCTTCCGCGAGTTTGCCGTCACCCTATCGATCGCGATCATGATGTCCCTAGTCGTCTCGTTGAGCACGACTCCCATGCTGAGCGCGAAGTTTCTGGAGTCGCACGACAAGCGCAAGCATGGACGCATCTACCGTATGGGTGAGCGGGGACTGGCCTGGCTGACCGAGGAGTACGAGCACGGTCTGAAGTGGGTTCTGCAACACCAGGGTCTGGTGCTCGCTATCTGGATCGCTACGTTCGTCCTGAATGTTTATCTCTACTTCCTGGTTCCCAAGGGCTTCTTCCCCCAACAAGATACTGGTCGTATCGGAGGACAGATTCGCGGACAACAGGACATATCGTTCGATGCGATGAAGCCGAAGGTAGCGGAACTGGCAGCGATCGTTCAGCAAGATCCTGGCGTTGAGAATGTGATGTCCTTTGTGGGCGGGGGCGGTCCAGGTGGTGGTGGCAGCAACATGGGCAACATGTTCGTCTCGCTGAAACCAGACGAAGAACGCCTCGAGCGGGGCGATACCGCCGACGCGATCATCGCCCGTCTACGGTCAAAGGTTTCGGGAATGCCAGGGGCTATGCTCTATCTGCAGTCCTACCAGGAGCTTCGAATCGGCGGCCGCAGTTCGGCAACCCAATATCAGTACACCTTGACCTCAGATAACCTGAAGGACCTTGAAGAGTGGTCTCCAAAGTTAATGGCAGCCATGGAGAAGCTGCCCGAACTTAAAGATGTGGCAACCGATCAGCAGGACCAGGGGCTGCGGGCCCAGTTGGTGATCGATCGCGATACTGCATCGCGACTGGGCGTCTCACCGTTAACCATCGATGCAACGCTATCGGACGCATTTGGGCAGAGACAGGTCTCGACCACCTATCGACCGTTGAACCAGTATCACGTCGTGATGGAGGTCGCGCCGCAGTATCAGCGCAACCCCGATTCGCTAAAGGGTATCTACGTCAAAAGCACCACCGGTGCGATGGTTCCTCTCTCGGCTGTTACCCACTACGAGGCGCAGCGTATTCCACTGACGGTGAATCACCAATCGCAGTCGCCGGCTACTACACTCAGTTTTAATCTCACGCCGGGCGTTTCGCTGAGCCAAGCGACCGTGGCCATCGAACAGGCCAGGGTAAACATCGGAATGCCCTCGTCGGTGCACGGCGGCTTCGCTGGAACTGCGCAGGCCTTCCAGGCATCGCTCTCGAGCGAGCCGTGGCTGATCCTGATGGCGTTGATCGCGGTCTACATTGTGCTGGGCATGTTGTATGAGAGCTTCATCCATCCGCTGACGATTCTCTCGACGCTTCCCTCGGCAGGCGTGGGAGCGATCCTGGCGTTACTGCTCTTCAATGTCGAGTTGAGCGTGATTGCAATGATCGGCATTATCCTGTTGATCGGCATTGTGAAGAAGAATGCCATCATGATGATCGACTTCGCTCTGGTTGCCGAGCGACTTGAGGGTAAGACGCCGGTAGAGGCAATCTATCAGGCCTGCCTGCTGCGCTTCCGCCCCATCATGATGACCACCATGGCTGCGCTTCTGGGCGGACTGCCGCTGGCGCTCGGGACTGGTACAGGGAGCGAGCTGCGGCGCCCGCTGGGAATCACTATTGTCGGCGGTCTGATCGTCTCGCAGTGCCTCACCCTGTTTACGACTCCGATTGTCTATCTGTTCTTTGATCGGCTGCGGCTGCGAATCCAGAGAATGGCGGCCAGTGCGCACAAGAGTCCTGCTCGAGAGCCGCAGGCAGTCGCCGGAGACTGA
- a CDS encoding pyridoxal phosphate-dependent decarboxylase family protein — protein MTDSNLFSLLSRAQSLLDKGFATLPLAPSQSLDSQAAEILNEAATRLHDNYPYEHPLYAGQMLKPPHPIARAAYALAMSINPNNHALDGGRASSAMEIEAVAALAKMFSWPQHLGHLTSGGTFANLEALWIAGQLVPGKKIVASDQAHYTHSRISAVLGLHFVSIPSDDTGRMDLVALEAELATDKIGTVVVTLGTTAIGSVDPLDRILALREKYGFRIHVDAAYGGYFTLASNLAPQVRAAYDAIPQVDSVVIDPHKHGLQPYGCGAVLFRDPTVGHFYKHDSPYTYFSSKELHLGEISLECSRAGASAVALWATQRLLPYMPGGTFARGLESGRNAALELNHHVAADTRFMTPLSPPQLDIVFFAARDPHTTPTPESSSALAQRIFDQAAQLDLHLALANLPIRFFPPGSFPGHSTGTVTCLRSVLMKPEHFEWIDPIWQRLVQATQEALRS, from the coding sequence ATGACTGACTCCAATCTCTTCTCTCTCCTCTCCCGTGCACAGAGTCTTCTCGACAAAGGCTTCGCCACACTTCCTTTGGCTCCTTCTCAGTCGCTTGACTCTCAGGCCGCGGAGATTCTCAACGAGGCCGCTACTCGCCTGCACGATAACTATCCTTACGAGCATCCTCTTTATGCTGGCCAGATGCTCAAACCGCCGCACCCGATTGCGCGTGCAGCTTACGCATTGGCCATGTCGATCAATCCGAACAACCATGCGCTCGATGGCGGCCGCGCCAGCTCCGCGATGGAGATCGAAGCCGTCGCTGCTCTCGCGAAGATGTTCTCCTGGCCACAGCACCTTGGCCATCTCACCAGCGGGGGCACCTTCGCCAATCTCGAAGCTCTGTGGATCGCCGGTCAGCTGGTACCAGGGAAAAAGATCGTAGCCTCCGATCAGGCCCATTACACGCACTCGCGTATCTCCGCTGTGCTCGGGCTCCATTTTGTAAGTATTCCTTCCGATGACACAGGACGCATGGATCTCGTTGCGCTGGAAGCTGAGCTTGCCACCGACAAGATTGGTACTGTAGTTGTCACGCTTGGAACCACGGCAATAGGGTCTGTCGATCCGCTCGATCGAATTCTCGCACTGCGCGAAAAATACGGGTTCCGGATTCACGTCGACGCCGCTTACGGTGGCTACTTTACTCTGGCGTCAAACCTCGCTCCACAGGTACGAGCCGCCTACGACGCCATCCCGCAGGTAGATTCCGTCGTCATCGATCCTCACAAGCATGGCCTTCAACCCTACGGCTGCGGAGCCGTGTTGTTCCGCGATCCTACCGTGGGCCACTTCTATAAACACGACTCACCTTATACTTACTTCTCTTCGAAAGAACTGCACCTCGGCGAGATCTCCCTCGAGTGCTCCCGCGCCGGAGCCTCCGCCGTTGCTCTATGGGCCACGCAACGACTTCTTCCCTATATGCCAGGAGGAACTTTTGCTCGCGGTCTCGAATCCGGGCGCAACGCCGCACTCGAACTAAACCACCACGTTGCCGCAGATACCCGTTTTATGACGCCGCTCTCTCCTCCGCAGCTCGATATTGTCTTCTTCGCCGCTCGCGATCCCCACACCACACCAACACCAGAATCTTCCTCTGCGCTCGCGCAACGCATCTTCGATCAGGCAGCACAACTAGATCTTCACCTCGCGCTGGCGAACCTTCCAATCCGATTCTTTCCGCCCGGCAGTTTTCCAGGCCACTCGACCGGCACAGTCACCTGCCTTCGCTCCGTCCTGATGAAGCCGGAACATTTCGAATGGATTGATCCAATATGGCAGCGTCTCGTCCAGGCCACCCAAGAGGCTCTTCGCTCTTAG
- the glgP gene encoding alpha-glucan family phosphorylase: MSISKAVPSTDFDLSSRTIAYFSMEIALSPQLPTYSGGLGMLAGDTLRSAADASAPVMAISLVYRRGYFRQQLSDVGQQTEVDVPWDPASLPIAGPTVSINIQGRPLQLRAWRYDVIGTTGHIVPVFLLDSDIEDNDSWDRKLTDHLYGGDTYYRLCQEAILGLGGIALLQALGARPEVYHMNEGHAALLTIALLEERLNGRTLAEVTDADRAAVRQRCVFTTHTPVPAGHDQFGLDQMNQVLGPERGAAIETAGGLHNGLLNMTYLALCLSRYVNGVAMQHGKVSQYMFPEYKVHSITNGVHAATWMAPSFQELLDDEIPEWRTDNNYFRSVYGIDPARISACHIKSKHRLFAWLARRTGHYFNPSVLTLGFARRVATYKRAGLLLHDPERLCVLAEKIGGLQILYAGKAHPADNAAKALIRDVYAAAAKLNSGSLKIFYIENYDWELGAMLTQGVDVWVNTPRRPYEASGTSGMKAALNGVPSLSVLDGWWIEGCAENTTGWAIDDAETEEIEANNLYNKLEKAVAPLWANPNAWARLQQHCIGINGTFFNTQRMFSQYVANAYFPAGTPTDVSQSVADEAALV; this comes from the coding sequence ATGAGTATTTCCAAAGCTGTTCCGTCCACCGACTTCGATCTCTCTAGCCGAACCATCGCGTACTTCTCCATGGAGATCGCTCTCTCCCCCCAGCTTCCTACCTACTCCGGTGGTTTAGGAATGCTCGCCGGCGACACCCTTCGCTCTGCCGCCGACGCCTCAGCCCCGGTGATGGCTATCTCGCTGGTTTATCGTCGCGGTTACTTCCGTCAGCAGCTCTCCGATGTGGGGCAGCAGACCGAGGTCGATGTCCCCTGGGATCCAGCCTCTCTTCCCATTGCCGGACCGACTGTCTCGATTAATATTCAGGGGCGTCCTCTCCAGCTTCGTGCCTGGCGTTACGACGTCATCGGAACCACCGGTCATATCGTCCCCGTCTTTCTTCTGGATAGCGACATCGAAGACAACGACTCCTGGGATCGCAAGCTTACCGACCATCTCTATGGTGGCGATACCTACTATCGCCTCTGCCAGGAGGCCATTCTTGGCCTCGGCGGAATCGCTCTTCTCCAGGCACTCGGAGCAAGGCCCGAGGTCTATCACATGAACGAAGGTCACGCCGCTCTGCTCACCATTGCGCTTCTCGAAGAACGGCTCAACGGAAGAACCCTGGCCGAGGTCACCGATGCCGATCGTGCAGCGGTCCGTCAGCGCTGTGTCTTCACGACCCACACTCCCGTTCCAGCCGGACACGATCAGTTTGGGCTCGACCAGATGAACCAGGTGCTCGGCCCCGAACGGGGAGCTGCAATCGAGACGGCAGGTGGTCTCCATAACGGCTTGCTGAACATGACTTATCTCGCCCTCTGCCTCTCCCGTTACGTCAACGGAGTGGCCATGCAGCATGGCAAAGTCTCCCAGTACATGTTTCCCGAGTACAAGGTGCACTCCATCACCAACGGTGTTCATGCTGCAACCTGGATGGCCCCATCTTTCCAGGAGCTTCTGGACGATGAGATTCCCGAGTGGCGTACCGACAATAACTACTTCCGCTCGGTCTATGGAATCGACCCGGCACGCATCTCGGCCTGTCATATCAAGAGCAAGCATCGCCTCTTCGCCTGGCTTGCCCGCCGCACCGGACACTACTTCAACCCGTCAGTCCTTACCCTCGGTTTTGCTCGTCGTGTAGCGACCTACAAGCGTGCTGGTCTGCTGTTGCACGATCCCGAACGGCTCTGCGTTCTCGCGGAGAAGATCGGTGGCCTGCAGATTCTCTACGCAGGTAAGGCCCATCCGGCCGATAACGCCGCTAAAGCGCTCATTCGCGATGTCTATGCCGCAGCTGCGAAGCTGAACTCCGGCTCGCTCAAGATCTTCTACATCGAAAACTACGACTGGGAACTCGGTGCGATGCTCACTCAGGGAGTCGACGTTTGGGTCAATACTCCGCGCCGCCCCTACGAGGCCTCCGGAACATCGGGAATGAAGGCAGCTCTCAATGGCGTTCCCTCGCTCTCGGTCCTCGATGGCTGGTGGATCGAGGGTTGTGCCGAAAATACTACAGGGTGGGCGATCGACGACGCCGAGACCGAGGAGATTGAAGCGAACAATCTCTACAACAAGCTTGAAAAAGCTGTTGCTCCTCTGTGGGCAAATCCCAATGCCTGGGCGCGACTCCAGCAGCACTGTATTGGCATCAACGGAACCTTCTTCAATACCCAGCGTATGTTCAGCCAGTACGTCGCCAACGCTTACTTTCCGGCAGGCACACCAACCGACGTGTCGCAATCAGTGGCGGATGAGGCCGCTCTGGTTTAG